In Spinacia oleracea cultivar Varoflay chromosome 5, BTI_SOV_V1, whole genome shotgun sequence, a single window of DNA contains:
- the LOC110786965 gene encoding protein EARLY STARVATION 1, chloroplastic isoform X2, producing the protein MAASSAGGFTTPFLSIKLRNLHGDVSFLRLHCQSFDISAAAGNKNCRRFLSGVGDGVDEFKGGERIRRICCCCSSDAVILQKRRGEKREEWPRFDPKKSSAIARRVRSQALPSLPFASPPVRFRSKPRCSPRTSGPQSRDTPPKRDTGIANEKDWGIDLVNENINEAGVSEDGSIWHRESGEELGENGYRCRWTRMGGQSQDGSSEWKETWWEKSDWTGYKELGVEKSGRNAEGDSWWETWQEMLHQDEWSNIARIERSAQKQAKSGSENAGWYEKWWEKYDAKGWTEKGAHKYGRLNEQSWWEKWGEHYDGRGSVSKWTDKWAETELGTKWGDKWEEKFFSGIGSRQGETWHVSPSGERWSRTWGEEHFGNGKVHKYGKSTTGESWDIVVDEGTYYEAEPHYGWADVVGDSTQLLSIQPQERPPGVYPNPPLPPPIDDLSSSS; encoded by the exons ATGGCGGCGAGTTCCGCCGGTGGATTTACGACGCCATTCTTAAGCATTAAGCTGCGTAATCTCCACGGCGACGTTTCATTTCTTCGACTCCATTGTCAAAGCTTCGACATCTCCGCTGCCGCCGGAAATAAGAATTGCCGGAGGTTTTTATCTGGTGTTGGCGACGGCGTAGATGAATtcaaaggaggagagagaattagacGAATATGCTGTTGTTGCTCTTCAGACGCGGTGATTCTGCAGAAAAGGCGCGGTGAAAAGCGCGAAGAATGGCCGCGATTTGATCCGAAGAAGAGTTCTGCAATTGCTCGTAGGGTTCGTAGTCAAGCCTTGCCTTCATTgccttttgcttctcctcc AGTTCGCTTTCGTTCTAAACCCCGTTGTAGTCCACGTACCTCGGGTCCACAATCTCGCGACACACCACCTAAGAGAG ACACTGGTATCGCTAATGAGAAAGATTGGGGCATCGATTTGGTGAATGAAAACATAAATGAAGCTGGTGTCAGTGAAGATGGCAGTATCTGGCATCGTgaaagtggggaagagcttggGGAAAATGGATATAGATGTCGATGGACAAGGATGGGTGGTCAGTCCCAAGACGGTTCTTCTGAATGGAAAGAAACG TGGTGGGAGAAAAGTGACTGGACCGGTTATAAAGAGCTAG GTGTTGAAAAATCTGGAAGAAATGCCGAGGGAGATTCATGGTGGGAAACATGGCAAGAAATGCTGCACCAAGATGAGTGGAG TAATATAGCAAGGATTGAGAGAAGTGCCCAGAAACAGGCTAAATCTGGCTCTGAAAATGCTGGATGGTATGAAAAATG GTGGGAGAAATACGATGCTAAAGGCTGGACAGAGAAAGGGGCACACAAGTATGGCAGACTGAATGAACAGTCATGGTGGGAAAAGTGGGGAGAGCATTATGATGGAAGAGGATCTGTTTCAAAATG GACAGATAAGTGGGCCGAGACAGAACTTGGAACTAAATGGGGAGACAAGTGGGAGGAGAAATTTTTCTCTGGAATTGGTTCACGCCAAGGAGAAACTTGGCATGTATCTCCCAGTGGTGAAC GTTGGTCTAGGACATGGGGAGAAGAGCATTTTGGAAATGG CAAGGTACACAAGTATGGCAAGAGCACAACCGGAGAAAGTTGGGATATAGTGGTGGATGAAGGAACATACTACGA GGCTGAACCTCATTATGGATGGGCGGATGTTGTGGGTGATTCAACACAGCTGCTTTCAATCCAACCACAAGAGAGACCTCCTGGTGTCTATCCAAACCCTCCACTGCCACCACCTATTGACGATTTGTCATCTTCCTCATGA
- the LOC110786964 gene encoding O-fucosyltransferase 6 translates to MANHRRRHHHLHHNITSSNRLSRRFLPAITSIVGVLFLCFFVLSFLAPRPSRLLHHGRTRSSSSSSDDDASVGVSISSVPAIGGKTKHDIWRSKDSEFFYGCSNASSKFIKADIITRRNRYLMIATSGGLNQQRTGIIDAVAAARILNVTLVVPKLDQRSYWKDASNFEDIFDIDWFISFLSNDVKILKELPNGPKVTTMRVPRKCNERCYEKRVLPVIMKRHAVRLTKFDYRLANRLETDLQKLRCRVNYQALKFTSPILDMGKLLVQRMRAMSKHFIALHLRFEPDMLAFSGCYYGGGDKEKKELGAIRKRWKTLHGSNPDKARRQGRCPLTPEEVGLMLRALGYSKDVHIYVASGEVYRGEETLAPLKMLFPNFHSKDTIASKEELESFSGFSSRMAALDFIVCDESDVFVTNNNGNMAKILAGRRRYFGHKPTIRPNAKKLNKLFLNKGNMTWEEFSSKARSYQRGFMGLPHESRPGRGEFHENPATCICENSDAKAMRDANLRKFGTGKDPFKKEEETEDHDADDESESTDPDTDGDVLLQERQPANETMLDYEGFSTEEPELEDMLSD, encoded by the exons ATGGCGAATCACCGGCGgcgccaccaccacctccatcaTAATATCACCAGCAGCAATCGACTTTCTCGCCGATTTCTTCCAGCGATTACCTCCATCGTCGGCGTTTTGTTTCTCTGCTTCTTCGTCCTCTCCTTTCTCGCTCCTCGTCCTTCTCGCCTCCTTCACCACGGCCGCACTCGCAGCTCCTCCTCCTCATCC GATGACGATGCTTCCGTCGGAGTTTCGATCTCTTCCGTTCCG GCTATTGGAGGAAAAACCAAACATGATATTTGGAGGTCGAAAGATTCGGAATTCTTCTATGGTTGTAGCAATGCTAGCAGTAAATTCATCA AAGCAGATATTATCACACGCCGAAATCGTTATTTGATGATTGCTACAAGTGGAGGCTTAAATCAACAAAGAACAGGG ATAATTGATGCTGTTGCTGCTGCTCGTATTTTAAATGTCACCCTTGTTGTGCCGAAGTTGGACCAGAGATCTTATTGGAAGGATGCAAG TAATTTCGAGGACATCTTTGATATTGACTGGTTCATATCCTTCCTATCCAATGATGTGAAGATCTTAAAAGAACTCCCAAACGGACCAAAAGTCACAACCATGCGTGTTCCAAGAAAGTGCAATGAAAGATGCTATGAAAAGAGGGTTTTACCTGTTATAATGAAAAGGCAT GCTGTCCGGCTTACCAAGTTTGATTATAGGCTTGCAAATCGGCTGGAAACAGATCTTCAAAAACTAAGATGTAGGGTTAATTACCAAGCTTTGAAGTTCACCAGTCCAATACTAGACATGGGCAAATTGTTGGTACAGAGGATGAGAGCCATGAGCAAGCATTTCATTGCTCTCCATTTAAG GTTTGAACCTGATATGCTTGCATTCTCAGGATGCTATTATGGTGGAGGGGACAAGGAAAAAAAAGAATTGGGTGCTATCAGAAAGAGGTGGAAAACATTGCAT GGAAGCAATCCAGACAAGGCAAGGAGGCAAGGAAGATGCCCACTGACTCCAGAAGAAGTGGGGTTGATGTTGAGGGCTTTAGGTTATAGCAAAGATGTTCACATATATGTGGCATCTGGTGAAGTATACAGGGGAGAAGAAACCTTAGCTCCTTTAAAGATGCTCTTCCCTAATTTCCATTCCAAAGATACAATAGCCAGCAAAGaggaactagaatcattttccgGATTTTCTTCTCGCATGGCAGCACTTGACTTCATTGTTTGTGATGAAAGTGATGTCTTTGTCACTAATAACAATGGAAATATGGCAAAGATATTGGCAGGACGAAG GAGGTATTTTGGTCATAAGCCCACCATTCGTCCCAATGCTAAAAAGCTAAATAAGCTCTTCTTAAACAAAGGTAACATGACTTGGGAAGAGTTTTCCTCTAAGGCCCGTTCTTACCAGAGAGGGTTCATGGGTTTGCCACACGAGTCAAGACCAGGCAGAGGTGAGTTCCATGAGAATCCCGCTACATGCATCTGTGAAAATTCTGATGCAAAGGCTATGAGAGATGCAAATCTTCGGAAATTTGGAACGGGGAAGGATCCCTtcaagaaagaagaagagactgAGGATCATGATGCTGATGATGAGTCAGAATCAACAGACCCAGATACTGATGGGGATGTTCTTCTTCAAGAGAGACAGCCAGCGAATGAGACCATGCTGGATTATGAGGGATTTTCAACGGAAGAACCTGAATTAGAAGATATGTTATCAGACTAG
- the LOC110786965 gene encoding protein EARLY STARVATION 1, chloroplastic isoform X1: MAASSAGGFTTPFLSIKLRNLHGDVSFLRLHCQSFDISAAAGNKNCRRFLSGVGDGVDEFKGGERIRRICCCCSSDAVILQKRRGEKREEWPRFDPKKSSAIARRVRSQALPSLPFASPPVRFRSKPRCSPRTSGPQSRDTPPKRDTGIANEKDWGIDLVNENINEAGVSEDGSIWHRESGEELGENGYRCRWTRMGGQSQDGSSEWKETWWEKSDWTGYKELGVEKSGRNAEGDSWWETWQEMLHQDEWSNIARIERSAQKQAKSGSENAGWYEKWWEKYDAKGWTEKGAHKYGRLNEQSWWEKWGEHYDGRGSVSKWTDKWAETELGTKWGDKWEEKFFSGIGSRQGETWHVSPSGERWSRTWGEEHFGNGSKVHKYGKSTTGESWDIVVDEGTYYEAEPHYGWADVVGDSTQLLSIQPQERPPGVYPNPPLPPPIDDLSSSS, encoded by the exons ATGGCGGCGAGTTCCGCCGGTGGATTTACGACGCCATTCTTAAGCATTAAGCTGCGTAATCTCCACGGCGACGTTTCATTTCTTCGACTCCATTGTCAAAGCTTCGACATCTCCGCTGCCGCCGGAAATAAGAATTGCCGGAGGTTTTTATCTGGTGTTGGCGACGGCGTAGATGAATtcaaaggaggagagagaattagacGAATATGCTGTTGTTGCTCTTCAGACGCGGTGATTCTGCAGAAAAGGCGCGGTGAAAAGCGCGAAGAATGGCCGCGATTTGATCCGAAGAAGAGTTCTGCAATTGCTCGTAGGGTTCGTAGTCAAGCCTTGCCTTCATTgccttttgcttctcctcc AGTTCGCTTTCGTTCTAAACCCCGTTGTAGTCCACGTACCTCGGGTCCACAATCTCGCGACACACCACCTAAGAGAG ACACTGGTATCGCTAATGAGAAAGATTGGGGCATCGATTTGGTGAATGAAAACATAAATGAAGCTGGTGTCAGTGAAGATGGCAGTATCTGGCATCGTgaaagtggggaagagcttggGGAAAATGGATATAGATGTCGATGGACAAGGATGGGTGGTCAGTCCCAAGACGGTTCTTCTGAATGGAAAGAAACG TGGTGGGAGAAAAGTGACTGGACCGGTTATAAAGAGCTAG GTGTTGAAAAATCTGGAAGAAATGCCGAGGGAGATTCATGGTGGGAAACATGGCAAGAAATGCTGCACCAAGATGAGTGGAG TAATATAGCAAGGATTGAGAGAAGTGCCCAGAAACAGGCTAAATCTGGCTCTGAAAATGCTGGATGGTATGAAAAATG GTGGGAGAAATACGATGCTAAAGGCTGGACAGAGAAAGGGGCACACAAGTATGGCAGACTGAATGAACAGTCATGGTGGGAAAAGTGGGGAGAGCATTATGATGGAAGAGGATCTGTTTCAAAATG GACAGATAAGTGGGCCGAGACAGAACTTGGAACTAAATGGGGAGACAAGTGGGAGGAGAAATTTTTCTCTGGAATTGGTTCACGCCAAGGAGAAACTTGGCATGTATCTCCCAGTGGTGAAC GTTGGTCTAGGACATGGGGAGAAGAGCATTTTGGAAATGG CAGCAAGGTACACAAGTATGGCAAGAGCACAACCGGAGAAAGTTGGGATATAGTGGTGGATGAAGGAACATACTACGA GGCTGAACCTCATTATGGATGGGCGGATGTTGTGGGTGATTCAACACAGCTGCTTTCAATCCAACCACAAGAGAGACCTCCTGGTGTCTATCCAAACCCTCCACTGCCACCACCTATTGACGATTTGTCATCTTCCTCATGA